The segment TtaataggaacattcattgcttGCTTCCagcggataaaaatctgtcctggtcatgtgatgaacacacaggtgctgaAATCGTTAGAAGACAGagatctgataactgtactgtaacgaacccggcacctgtgtgtctatcagatgaccaggacagatttacaTCCCCTTGAAGTAAAATTTTGAAGGTTTCttttaaatgacagcaagcagatatcgTGAAACCTGTAAGGAATTGATGCAGAAAGTATTTGGGAAAATTGTATAGCCTTTATTATAAAATGAACAACCTTTATTTGCTAAAACGGTAATGCCCCTTCAAGCTGGATTTATAGTCATGTTATTAAACAAGCAGCAGATAGTCCTATTACCTGTACCCAGTGCTCTGGTAACTGCAGTAATGATCACAATCAAATGGGACCACTGAGGTCAGGATGAACCCGGCCGGTGCAGCCATGGCAACCACTTGCCAGCTGTTATGCCATTCTCTCTTAGGTTGATCAGCAGGAGTGCCACCTTGCCCTTGGCATAAAGCTACATGAATTTCCCCTGCCGGAGAAAGAACTTCTGCACAGCTGTGATACAACAAGATCGCATTAGGTTATCTGTAAAATGCCCTAATAGCCGACAAGCTATTCATATTACCATTGCCATGTATAGCATGCTGAACATTTCCATTGAATTGACGCCTTGTAATACTACATGTGTGGCTGGACCAAACGTTCCCCAGTGGTAATAGCGGATCGCCATGGTGGTTGGTTATAGAGAAGGTTTGTTTTGATAATACAACCCCTTTAccttacctgtaaaaaaaattggtcaGCAAATCTCTGTTCTTCTTCACTCCAGCCTTTCTGCCGCAGTGTGGAAAGTTGAATATTATTTTGTCATAAAGTTGATCAGTAAGAAAGGCATATTCTTGGAGTTTGGTGGCATCCACGCCAAAGTGAACCACTGCTCCTATAGTATACGGTAAGCGAAACACAACACAGATAAACATTAGATGGGAATATCAATTTATGACAACATTTATATTCATCATCTAATTGGCCGACAAGCAAATCTCAAGAGTAAGTAAGTAAAGTTTAAGGATGTGATGTCATCACATAGCAACATTGTCATCTGTCACAGCCCAAACAGTTGCAAAGTAAGATCCCTAGAATTAAATGGCTGCTGATCGATCCACAATATCAAATGAGGTGGAGCAGAGGTTGAGGGTGCAAACACTGAGCCCCGAACACTGGGTGGTTGTCATACCAGCTATTTTACAGGCGTCATAAGGTAGTGTATGCTCTGTAGTGGCATAATTATAAGCTATATTGTTTCTGTGGGTGAtggcatatgtacatacatatgggcagatttattaaaggggttgtctaccttctgacaactgatgacctatccaccggataagtcatcagtatgtcatccgtgcgggtccgacacccagaccccgcatcgataagccgctctggtggcctgcgggcaccggatgttcacttgaataggagcagggcTGCAGCTCGGTCAGAATTCCGTGGGCGGAGCTAAATGCTTCCGGCTTGtaagtccggtgcacggaggcaccgaacCAGCTTATCTGTCCAGggcccgggtgttggacccccacaggtcatgtattgatgacctatccggtggataggtcatcagttgtcagaaggtggaaaacccctttaatcatggCTTAatagggttttccagtcctaagaaattgatggcctagtttcaggataggctatcaatatgtcaatcagtgggggtccgactcccggcacccacattaaagtgaatgggagaaggctgtaatactgtgaaccgccgctacaagtttcAGATATTCACAATGtgggcagtaaaggaaatgaagtgtAAGCAGCGCTGCGGCACCTTCATAACAGCTGATAGGCAGGGGTGCTGGGAGTGGGACGACGACCaatgagatattgatggcctatcctgatgctaggtcatcaatttcttagggtatgttcacacgcagtgttttcagacgtaattcgggcattttacgcctgaaaaaagatccctaatacgcctacaaacatctgcccattgcttgcaatgggttttacggtgttctgttcccacgaggtgtaattctacgcatcgctgtcaaaagatgcccgcgaaaaagaagtgcatgtcacttcttgggacgtttttggagcagtttttcattgactccattgaaaaacaactccaataacggccgtaaaatacgggagttgctacaaaaacgtctgaaaatcaggctaaaacagctccgtattttcagacgtttttggtcactgcgtgtgaacatacccttaggatggaaaacccctctaaagaTACAAATGTTAAGCTAGATGGGTTAGGCTCAAGTTGTGCCAAATTTTTCAATGACGCACACGCTATTGACTAGATTTGGCGCCGATTTGTTAGACTCATTTCCATTCTTTATACCACCTATGGGGTGGTAGACTTTAGACCAGTATTCTGCACCACAAAACTGGGGCACCCAAGTGTTATAAATCTGGCGCATTTCACAACTCAACAAACTAAGGGCCATATTCTACGTATGTGACCCAACGTGGAGAGCATGACGCAAATCAAGGTTCTTCCTGGCGCGCACATGAATAAATTTGCCCAACAAAATATGCGCACGAAACGCCAGAAACGAGGtgcaaaaaacaataataaatgtgAATGACCTAACACAAGTCTATTCCGTTATAGCTGCTGACAAGATGGAGTTGCAAAAAGCAGCAAATCTAGAATGTAATAAACCCGGTTGTACTTACTTTACCTTTACTTCGAAGGTGCTGCACGTTCCTCCAGGAAAGCTGCTGTTTACTAACAATATCTTCGGACTCATAGCAGGTGGCAGTAAGGTGACACATTTCGTGACTGCTGTCACAGAGGGAAGCAGAGAATGAGAAATTTCCCTCTCCAACCAACAGAACGGTGGGCGTCTTCTTCTCTGGATCTTGATCAACATATTTGAAGAATAAAATGACAGAATGAAAAGGTGTAAATTTAGTAgccaatgtatttatttattaaatggaGCCAGCATTTgaacagtttacatatagaatttTTCTACAtgtaaagttgagtaactttgtaaatgcatCACATTACTTGtcccgtactgatcctgatttacaATTCTCCAGGCTTCAGAGCAGAAATCTCCCAACATTCTCTGCTGGATCAATGTCTACAAAGAGCTTTCTGTGGTTTGGAATTATtggaatattattattttttgtttaagggggggggggggcgctactTTTCCATAAGTGTAAAAAGAGCTTCGAGACACTCAGCTGATCTCCCTCCTATCTGACTTAGATGTCTAACAATATTtctgatttggggggggggggggtcgtttttGAGTAATTGCCGGCTTACGAGATGCAACTGCCAATAGAGGGTTCATCAGATCAGGAAAAACCCTTTCCATAGGACCCCCtcccctccaaaagccaaagtgGGGAGCCACTTCCATGAGCAGCTCCTGCTCTGGAGGACTTGGTGAAATCCCATATTACATGATCAAGTAAATGAGCAGTCAGGCGAtaagcagggtcggagggatgggggtgtttttttttttttaggtttaacaACCTTTTAAGCGGTCACTAATTAGAAATATTATTCTATTCTATAAGACTTTCTATAAGCAAAGAATAACCCTCCATTCCTGCATGGGGGGTTAATATTAATATTCTGAAGTCTGAACATTCAATTTCATACACAATTTATTTAGCATTTGTGATGTTTCCACAACTTgactattgttacattgtctgacTCTTCCCTCCAGATTCTTATCCTGCGCAGAACAGTGGTAGTTCTTACAGCTGGGATTAGGGGATATGGATGTCACTCACCCATCACGTCTTTAGGTTTGCCAGGAATTTAACCCCCTACAGACATAACAGGAAGGGGAACAAGACCACCACGCTCAGGCTCGGATCTAGAACCACGTGACACGCTCCTTCAGCCCTGCGCATCGTTCTCTGTCGCACACTAGTGACGTCACGTTCGGTTACTAAGCAACGAATATCAACAAACCGGAATTAGAAACTTCAGCAAAGCATCGCGTATGTATTTATTTACCCAGCGCCTTTATCACATTCAGCCCGTGGTAATGAGCGATCTCCCTGTCCCCTTAGTCATATAAATATATCAATATTatgctatatataataatatgtatatgatatacattactatactggCACATGGTGATGTCATACATATGAACGAATTATCCAGTTTGACTATCAGCCAACATCCAGCAGTGGAGATTTATCACTAGTGGGGAAATGTATCAACTTATGGTCGTTTTTTAGCGTTAATACATTAACAAAAAGATTGCAGTCAGGCAAATGAATGTATTTAaagcttaataaaaaaaatagcgctCATTGCAACAAATTTATCACAAGGGCGCGTACAGCATGTGCTGCATAATATACCTAGAAATTCACTAGACATAGACACATTTCTCTTCATTACGCCCTTCATGCAGTGAACATCGAGTATTTGCAGAGAAAATAGCGCACATCTTTAATAAATGAGGTGGATGTTACAACTCCTCATAGCCATGATTTCTCTACCATCACTTTTTAATTCTGTTCAGATAGGAGTACAAATCATTTAAAACACTACATTTCATACATTTGGCGCACGCCAGGTACATTTTATTTGTTGCATTTTAGAATAGCATTCTTGCGCATGTGATTAGTAAATCCCCCTTTCTTGTCCCTGAGGTCTGATGAGTTCATACTCGCCACCTCTTCTGCAATGCCAAGGAGACTCCTGAAATAAGGGAAGCTTGGACTCCTGACCTAGCAGCCTGCTTCTTACAGAGTCAGGAGTTTGCGCACATGCATGCTTGGTGCAGCTATTTCTATAACTTCTATAGACCCAGGGGACTGTTCACCCACCTatcagacatatatggcatatcgtCTGGATATGTCACAACTGTGGGTAACACTGCGGACGTTTTTATGGGGGTACTGTCGATGAGCTATAGGAGTGTGCAACCAGTACGTTATGGAATGGGGCAGCTTACGTGGTCAAGccctaatatataaaaaatatacttaTTGGAGGTGTGAAGGAGCCCCTAACAAATTATTACAAGGCAATACTCAGCTCTCTAGACATGTTTTATTTGCCTAAACTCTTAACTCAGTTGCTTTCCTTCTGCAGAATGTCACATTTTGGTACTGAGCTAAAAGCAGATGGACACGGTGAAGTATGGGTAGACTTTAGACCCGAGGCAAAATTCAAGCAGTATGGATGGAGGTGCACAACCAAAGAGGACGCTTACTGCAACAAGACTCTCATTGGAAACTGGAATCAGGAACGTTATGACCTGTGTAAACTCGAGGAGAGGAAACCACTGCCCTCTCAGGTACAAGTGACAGGAGGGATTGGCTGATACCAATATGGAGCCAATATGGCTTTTATTCTTTGAAAATGCCTCTTTATGCATTATGAGAAGTAGAGtggcctttaggccccatgcacagtattttcatctatcccgaaatactgtccgtaaatatggatccgtaggcatctgtatttcatccgtatatatggatccgtACGAAAAGAcagaggttgcaaatgatgtcatcaacatgttgcctagcaatgcttccggaaatatggacggtttacggatgtacATCAGTAGCCATCCATATTTACGCAAGctcccacagacttctatgggagagtccttgctgtaattacggacaggaataggacaggttctatcattttttcagcacggacacccataagtaaaaatactgaaagttgtccatggccaatagaaattaattggtctgtaattactgtcagtaattactgatgaaaaatactgttgtgtgcatggggccttaggcgccatgcacacgactgtaaaaaatactcagtaattgtggaccgcaatgcagtccgcaattacggacccgcgcaGCTCTAttagccacagacacctttccgtatcgctacggaagggtgtccgtgccgtagaactgtgccgggaaatatggagcatgtcctactattCATTTTTTgccggccgtgctcccatactttctatggaagcacggcacgaaaatgcggcccaCAGGTgtcggtggccggccgtgcctgcaatcgcgagccctgattacgggcacggccgtgtgcatgaggccttagagtgagAAACCTGTAAAGGTGCATGGGGTACCTCAGCCTCCTCTAGTGAGGGGGGATACAATGCTGGCAATAGAGCTTCCCATGCTAGGCTCCAGCATTTAGCTACTTTTCCAGGCAGCGCCATATAAAATGCATCAACCAGCCATTGTACAATATGTCTGCTGGAGATTTCTGCCATTGTATGCTACCAATCTAGTACTGCTTGTCTTAAGAGCTCCTACTTGTACCGAAGTATTGAAGACAGGAGCAATTGTAATATAGGTTAACATAGCCTGAATAGGGCAATTTTTACTAGTGATCATGCAGATTGGTCATGTAAACTTAACACATGCCTGATCATAGTGAAAACTGCGGCTGTTAAATAACCATGTATTCCTCTCTATCTCCTGCCCTGAACTTGTTGCTGTGATTATTATTATGATCAGCACAGGGTAGGAAGAGGAAGCTAAATGTGGACAGCCTTTGAGCAGGCTTACCCTATTCAGTTTTTAGTTAAATGAAATTTAAAGGGTTTGCCACATAaagatagggcatatggacatcaaagCGTGTGATCTCCCGCTTAGGACCCCTCCTCCTATGAACCACAATGAAGAGACACTCTCTAAAAGCGGCTCTTGCTCTGGCGGACTCAAGCTGTCCATGTTTTACTACATGTCTGGCAGGCTGTGTATTTACCTGgcaaaaatcagctgtttgcttgGGGTGCCTGTAGCCCGCTCTAGTTCGAaaggagacaacccctttaaagtggtaAAATACTGATCACATGCCCTTCTTATACCAGTGCAGTAGCCCCTTGTTGGATGTTATATGAACGAGTCCTGTATGTGGCATCCATAGGCTAACTGAATAAGACTAAACATGGTGCCAGTAGCTCGGATGGTAATAGGATATGATAGATTTGGCCAGATTTTGGCCACCAGGGGGTGACTGGTTATGTCTATCAAAATGACTTTACACATATGTGGCCAAGCTTAATTTTGGTGCAACACAATCAGGAGTCAGATTGCTAATAACATTGGTTTTCTTTTCAGTATGCTCACTATTATGAGACCTCGTATAATGCTGAATATCTCAGGAAGAGTGGCTCTGCTGGAAAACAAGGTACAGAACTAGTACATCATCTTATCACTGTAATAATTCGGACCAGAGGCATACATAGAGTAGaaaaggccccatagcaaaatgcaAAACGCGGTCTCTTGCACAGGTTCACATCATTGCATACCCATATAGAGGGTTTAAAGGGCCCAGTGCTTGTTTGCCTCTACTGTCGTGCCATTCTTTATTGGCGAGGAAAACATTGTCATTGCAGTTCCCCTTTTAAGATTCTAGTCTAGTCCTAGAAAATAGATACCTCCTTTCCTCTGCTGAGTCACTATCATGTCACGTATCAGGATTGACATCTTTGGCATCATGATTTTATCTTATccaaccacagtgcctccataacagtgctagccagctacagtgctaccagattagtgccagccacagggCACCATATATTGTGCCATTTTGCTCAGTGCCCCATAAAAGTGGCAACCGCAGTGTACCTGTTAGAGTGACAtttacagtgccccataacaaagcCATACTGTTCAGTAATATTGTCAGCCGCCACATTGCCATTTTTCTAGCCTCAGCCACAATGCTTGCATAAAAGTGCCATCCACGAGGCTTTCATAACTGTGCAAGCTGTCCACTAACCACCATAACAGGTCCAGACAACCACAGTttccccccataacagtgccagatttttttcaacatttgGATGAATTTTCGGAAAACTCCTTTActatgccctctgtagaaaaataaaaatatttaaaatatacCCACAGTCTTGAAAAAGACTGCTTCCGCTGCCGCAGCCCCTGTCGCTGGATTATGTTTAGAACATCGGGTAGTGACGTGATGTCCATAGTGACGACATGTGACCATAACAGCGAAGAGGATTAAATATACCTGAACTGTGCTTCCCATCCAGGAGTATGATAGAAGTAGTCGAAGAACGTTTAGTCCATTTATTGATCTCAAACTTACATTTTATTGGGAAGCAGTTGCTTTTTTCAAGCTACAAGAATCGAATGACATTGGCCGCCATGGTCTCTAGGAAAGCCCCTTTAACTTCTTGGAGTCTGTTGCCACTGAGCGGCTTTTAATCTAGAGTAGTCACAGATCCTTTctccacacacatacatacacgcgcgcgcgcgcgcacacacacacacacatacatgcacaaacacacacatacatgcacgcacgcacgcgcgcacacacacacatacatacacgcacgcgcacaaacacacacacacatacatacatacatacatacacataaaaaatgtgtgtgcatccGTAATTGTACTATGTATTTTATAAGGTGTCCAGAATTATGTGATCTAAACTccagttttccttttttttttcagttttcacaAGAGAGCCTCGTGTTTTTCCAGGACATCAACCTGAACTAAACCCACAACAGTGCAGACCTCAACAAAAAACCTGCTATATGATGGACTATGGCAGCTCTTAACTGTCACCCTGTAAGGACATTATGGAGCTTCATTTTGCTATTTATATTTTCTTAGTGAATGTATTTGTAAATTTTGAATTGTAATGTAAATCCATTTGGAAAAACAGAAATGTATAAAGCACATCTTACACGTGTTAATACATAAAGTAACATCAGCCTCGATATTTGCAATACCTTGTTATTTACATGCAAAGAAAACCATTTTAAAATGTTGCCTCTTATGTTTAGAAAAGGACATTTCATGTGTAGATATTATTGGTGAGTGAGTCTTCTGCCCTTGAGTGATCAACCCCATTCTATTCTTTTCTACGAGAAAAAAGAAGGATCTGTTCTTCACATAGATTTCTCAACTCGTAGTGGAATACTGCAAAGGAGTGGACCCTATGACCAACTTACCTCATCTATGgatgctaaggccccatgcacacgacagtatttttcatcagtaattactgacagtaatttcggacccattcatttctattggccatggacacctttcagtatttttactgatgggtgtccgtgctgaaaaaatgatagaacctgtcctattcttgtcagtaatcacggcagggactctcccatagaagtatgggagcttccgtatatacggacggctactgatgtgcacccataaactgtccgtatttacggaagcattgctaggcaacatgttgatgacatcatttgcaactgCCCTTTTtttgtacggatccgtatatacggatgcaatacggaccatatttacggacacccttccatatatacggatgaaatacggatgcctactgatccgtatttacagacggtATTTCGGgacagatgaaaatactgtcgtgtgcatggggcctaagttagctgctagaaaaatggacaaggaggcagcacttccaaaatgtagaaaaacatagcatgggtgaataaaggtttttctacattttggaagtgctgcctccttgtccatttttctgcctgatattgaggaccttgGACCAGGTTCTGAAGAGGCGTGCACCCTCCTGGCGGTTCGGTGCTGTGGTAACTCTCTACTTTTTGCTACGTTAGCTGCTAAACACATGTTATATGTCTCTGTATTGGGTTTTAAACAACTAATTACTTGCATTACATAAACACAGTATAGCTTTAAATATATatctaatatttaaaaaataaataaataaccctCTTTTATGGTCGTGAAATTTGGGACATGGTGCTTTTGCAAAGtgcaaaattaaccattttagactGATGTTTAGAGTGGTTGTAGTGTTTAGCCCCCTCTCCCCATAGACCATTACCCAGGGCTTGTTGATATGTTATAAATGCTTGAAatgagaatatccctttaaattatataattctgTCTGTAGCCAACACTAGGGGAAgctgaggagcttactgcatacagtttgtttttttcgctatttttattgagttcaatgtattaacagtatgcagttagctcctcaGCTTCCCCTAGTAAGGATTGCAGGGTACTAGAATGCTATTTTTTAACTATGTCTATGCTGGGGACAtagagctctgtaacagaaaaatactgctataaagctccaactgctataaagatatattaggaaatatatcagcacagaattttgggccTATACacattatgaaaaaaaataaatccagaatttcaaaattgatggcctagccgTGGGAAAGGCCATCACTATTAGATCGGTGTGGGTCCAAGTTTGTTTGAAGGGCTTGCAGCGCTCGTATAAATGGTGCAGCCTCTTTATTGTTTACATcggtttcatttttgtacatactTGCACACACCATTACTTTCGTAGCAGTTGTGCAAGGTTTTGCAACGTTCTCCAATTCAAGTTAATTGAGagttagacccccaccaatctaattaTTGATGGccgatcctaaggataggccatcagttttaaaatcccggataacccctttaaagtgtagctaaaagtttgacaaacttctgacatgtcataatgacatgtcagaagtttggattggtggggtccgagcactgggacccccaccaatcgctagaacgaagcagctgaagcgcttgtgtgagctctCAGCTGCTTcgggtctgttcggctttttccataaataaatgtagcggtgtacggactctatgtctgaaagtctatgagcccgtactcagatacataggctttccgaaaaaagccgaacagacacgaagctgctgagcgctcacacaagcacttcagctgcttcgttctagcgattggtgggggggtctcagtgctcggacccccaccaatccaaacttctgacatgtcactatgacaaacgtctgacatgtcaaacatttagctacacttgtccagttgtccagtttagaaatccCATCTACATATACTCTAATAGGGATTTcttagttaatagagggggttcccTCTTCACaattctcatctcttggccagagtggagttaCAAAGAACGTCTCTCACTctcgaggacctgtcctgtcctgcaatacacagacaacctattgtttggaatgggcactgtgtaatgctaaaCTTCTCCTGAGGTGGCGCTGCATGAAAATTGATCACTTACTGCCAAGTTTTCctacaaattacagctgatcactgggggtgggGGGATCACCAGGGGGGAGGTCCCATCAGGGGGACACTGATCTGTttgttgtcaagggacccttctaacaagtagagaatgtccaaagcagagaa is part of the Rhinoderma darwinii isolate aRhiDar2 chromosome 10, aRhiDar2.hap1, whole genome shotgun sequence genome and harbors:
- the CFAP68 gene encoding cilia- and flagella-associated protein 68, giving the protein MSHFGTELKADGHGEVWVDFRPEAKFKQYGWRCTTKEDAYCNKTLIGNWNQERYDLCKLEERKPLPSQYAHYYETSYNAEYLRKSGSAGKQVFTREPRVFPGHQPELNPQQCRPQQKTCYMMDYGSS